A single region of the Mycobacterium lentiflavum genome encodes:
- a CDS encoding PPE family protein produces MVLDFAFLPPEINSALMYGGAGSGPLLAAAAAWDGLAADMWASASSFDSVVSGLASNGQWTGPSSESMTQAAAPYLQWLHTAAAHASMSAVQARVAATSYESAFAATVPPAAIAANRIQLMVLIATNILGQNTAAIAATEFEYMEMWLQDVMAMFGYHAGAQSVMAALPSISSAPSSLAGLLTTPLSTLAAQFTGALSSVGGQIFGPGFSSAVTAIQSALTQVGSIVTSAPVSSLMSVAQIGVYPATALPPMMALAQGTAPVTSLAGATNMAAPGASQTVSSTAPAMRMMSGDGSWGSSISASLGRARLVGAISVPPVWQGSTPAPIVSSAMAGAGASGAVAEPVGSTSGVPMPARAAAGDDKPAEMVGRAGTSATHVVASRPKVVPRKGA; encoded by the coding sequence ATGGTTCTGGATTTTGCGTTTTTGCCGCCGGAGATCAACTCGGCCCTGATGTACGGAGGAGCAGGCTCAGGGCCGCTGTTGGCTGCGGCCGCTGCCTGGGACGGCCTGGCCGCCGACATGTGGGCGTCGGCGTCGTCCTTCGATTCCGTGGTCTCGGGCCTGGCCTCGAACGGGCAGTGGACAGGCCCGTCGTCGGAGTCGATGACGCAGGCGGCTGCGCCGTATTTGCAGTGGTTGCACACCGCAGCGGCGCACGCCTCGATGTCGGCCGTGCAGGCCCGGGTGGCGGCGACGTCGTACGAGTCGGCATTCGCCGCGACGGTGCCTCCCGCGGCGATCGCAGCGAACCGTATCCAGCTAATGGTGTTGATCGCGACGAACATTCTGGGCCAGAACACGGCGGCAATCGCGGCCACCGAATTCGAATACATGGAAATGTGGCTTCAGGACGTGATGGCGATGTTCGGGTATCACGCTGGGGCGCAATCCGTCATGGCGGCGTTGCCGTCGATCAGTTCGGCACCGTCGAGTCTGGCCGGATTGCTGACAACGCCGCTGAGCACGTTGGCGGCGCAATTCACCGGGGCGTTGTCGTCGGTGGGGGGTCAGATATTCGGCCCGGGCTTTTCTTCGGCGGTGACCGCGATTCAGTCCGCGTTGACCCAGGTGGGGTCGATAGTCACGTCGGCGCCGGTTTCGTCGTTGATGTCGGTGGCCCAGATCGGGGTGTATCCGGCGACCGCGTTGCCGCCGATGATGGCGCTGGCCCAAGGGACCGCGCCGGTGACGTCGCTGGCCGGTGCGACGAATATGGCGGCCCCGGGCGCGTCCCAGACCGTCAGTTCGACCGCCCCGGCGATGAGAATGATGAGCGGCGACGGGAGTTGGGGCTCCTCCATCTCGGCCAGTCTGGGTAGGGCGCGGTTGGTGGGCGCGATATCGGTGCCCCCGGTCTGGCAGGGCTCGACGCCGGCCCCGATCGTCAGCTCGGCGATGGCGGGTGCCGGCGCATCCGGCGCCGTGGCGGAGCCGGTCGGATCGACCAGCGGCGTGCCGATGCCGGCGCGGGCGGCCGCGGGTGATGACAAACCGGCCGAAATGGTGGGCCGGGCCGGAACGAGTGCGACCCACGTGGTGGCGTCGCGGCCCAAGGTGGTGCCTAGAAAGGGCGCGTGA